Proteins from a single region of Runella sp. SP2:
- a CDS encoding vanadium-dependent haloperoxidase: MNSLIKKWIAWMMLMAVVAACNRSQDVTPQKQLNEYDAKVVLKWGELFLELDRYAPGYRPPVAARAFAYIGLAAYETVVSGTKEYQSLAPYYAGISIPKAEAGKAYHWPTAVNASYQSMMLKFFSHVSTDQKAKINQLGESLFKEFQAETDAETFARSRALGESVASVMFEYSKTDKNGHEAYLNPHPTDYVPPVGVGKWQPTKPDFTRALLPYWGRTRTFAITAEDKVAKPPIEFSSQITSQFFAQALEVCSFPDNYENRWIGEFWSDDIFEQTFEPAARWIAIANQVMIQEKAHLETAVYTYAKLGMGLSDAGVACWNSKYLYNVERPISYINRSINPKWITLLDNTVKKVKGVTPPFPAYPSGHSTFGAVAAEILSNIFGYKYEMTDRSHEFRVEFIGKPRSFHNFNEMAYENAISRILLGVHYRMDCDEGLRMGYNVGRKVNAIKWKPVN, from the coding sequence ATGAACTCATTGATAAAAAAATGGATAGCTTGGATGATGCTAATGGCGGTCGTGGCCGCCTGTAATCGCTCCCAAGACGTTACTCCCCAAAAACAACTGAATGAATACGACGCGAAAGTCGTGCTGAAATGGGGGGAGTTGTTTTTAGAACTTGATCGCTATGCGCCAGGCTACCGTCCGCCCGTGGCGGCGAGGGCTTTTGCCTACATTGGTCTAGCGGCTTACGAAACAGTGGTGTCGGGCACAAAAGAATACCAATCGCTTGCACCTTATTATGCTGGAATAAGCATACCAAAAGCCGAAGCGGGAAAAGCGTACCATTGGCCAACGGCAGTGAATGCCTCGTACCAGTCGATGATGTTGAAGTTTTTTTCGCACGTGAGCACTGACCAAAAAGCAAAAATAAATCAGTTGGGCGAATCGCTCTTCAAGGAGTTTCAGGCAGAAACCGATGCAGAAACATTTGCGCGTTCGAGGGCGTTGGGCGAAAGCGTGGCTTCGGTCATGTTTGAGTATTCAAAAACGGATAAAAACGGACACGAGGCGTATTTGAATCCGCATCCAACGGATTATGTACCACCCGTGGGAGTTGGAAAGTGGCAGCCCACCAAACCCGATTTTACGAGGGCTTTGTTGCCCTACTGGGGGCGCACGCGCACTTTTGCCATTACGGCCGAAGACAAAGTAGCGAAGCCACCCATCGAATTTAGTTCGCAAATCACGTCGCAGTTTTTTGCGCAAGCGCTGGAAGTATGCTCGTTTCCAGATAATTACGAAAATCGATGGATTGGTGAGTTTTGGAGCGATGATATTTTTGAGCAGACGTTCGAGCCCGCAGCCCGTTGGATTGCGATTGCCAATCAAGTGATGATACAAGAAAAAGCCCACCTCGAAACGGCCGTTTATACCTATGCCAAACTAGGAATGGGGCTGAGTGATGCGGGTGTGGCTTGTTGGAATTCTAAATACCTCTACAACGTAGAACGCCCGATTTCCTACATCAATCGCTCCATCAATCCGAAATGGATAACGCTGCTTGACAATACTGTCAAAAAAGTAAAGGGAGTGACGCCACCCTTTCCCGCCTATCCGTCGGGGCACTCGACGTTTGGGGCGGTGGCTGCCGAGATACTGTCAAACATCTTTGGCTATAAATATGAAATGACCGATAGAAGCCATGAATTTCGGGTGGAGTTTATTGGGAAACCTCGGAGCTTCCACAACTTCAACGAGATGGCCTATGAAAATGCCATCTCACGGATTTTGCTCGGGGTGCATTACCGCATGGACTGCGACGAAGGGCTGAGAATGGGGTACAATGTGGGTCGAAAAGTGAATGCAATAAAATGGAAGCCAGTGAATTAG
- a CDS encoding MFS transporter: MNEIQPLSTFVGKAPIGTLNSASLGAFFLCFISYLFGGTAATLMSVYLPVAIPELLGEIRLPEARLGEIGAYVGAAFLYGWGLGGLLLGLVSDRIGRAKSLTLVTGLYGIATLLTAFVPDWYSLMVCRFFAGMGIGGVLLISTVYISEIWPVPSRPIALGILAVAFPIGIVATGGLNVLFDEWRHAFWLGLIPLGTALAMSLWLPESGAWGESKMTSTTSQSPLWSTSNRYNLLMGMVIFGSVLIGLWGIFSWIPTWVQSLLPEGQSGQQERGVTMMLLGSGGIVGGILSGFLIKKLGVRSTLILTFLGCAILSLILFLTNRHFSQLVYIEMACLSLFFGISQGTLSSYIPLLFPIAVRATATGFCFNIGRFFTATSVFFVGAMVSFLGGLGNALLTFSAAFVVALVGAILNKNR, from the coding sequence ATGAACGAGATACAACCTTTAAGCACTTTTGTTGGAAAAGCTCCCATCGGAACGCTAAACAGCGCGAGTTTGGGTGCTTTTTTTCTCTGTTTTATTAGCTATTTATTTGGCGGAACGGCGGCTACGCTCATGTCGGTCTATTTGCCCGTGGCCATTCCAGAACTATTGGGGGAAATCCGACTTCCCGAAGCGCGCTTGGGCGAAATTGGGGCGTACGTGGGAGCGGCTTTTTTGTACGGTTGGGGGCTTGGAGGACTACTTTTGGGCTTGGTAAGCGACCGCATCGGTCGCGCAAAATCATTGACCTTGGTGACGGGGCTATATGGGATAGCCACTTTGCTAACAGCCTTTGTTCCAGACTGGTACTCGCTGATGGTTTGTCGTTTTTTTGCGGGAATGGGCATTGGAGGAGTGTTGTTGATTTCAACGGTTTACATCTCAGAAATATGGCCCGTACCATCTCGCCCCATCGCATTGGGCATATTGGCGGTGGCTTTCCCGATTGGCATTGTAGCTACGGGTGGTCTAAACGTACTTTTTGACGAATGGCGTCACGCGTTTTGGCTAGGACTGATTCCCCTCGGAACGGCGCTTGCCATGTCGCTGTGGCTTCCAGAATCAGGGGCTTGGGGAGAATCAAAAATGACTTCAACCACCTCACAATCCCCCTTGTGGAGTACGTCAAATCGTTATAATCTGCTGATGGGTATGGTCATTTTCGGGTCGGTATTGATTGGACTTTGGGGGATTTTTTCATGGATTCCAACTTGGGTTCAGTCGTTGCTACCCGAAGGACAAAGCGGTCAGCAAGAACGTGGTGTCACCATGATGTTGCTCGGTTCGGGAGGCATCGTTGGCGGGATTTTATCGGGTTTTTTAATCAAAAAACTGGGCGTTCGCTCCACCTTAATTTTAACGTTTTTGGGATGCGCTATTCTGTCTTTGATATTGTTTTTGACCAATCGGCATTTTAGTCAATTGGTATATATCGAAATGGCCTGTTTGTCGCTCTTCTTTGGGATAAGTCAAGGTACGCTTTCGAGCTATATTCCCTTGCTTTTTCCGATTGCAGTACGCGCCACAGCCACGGGCTTTTGTTTTAACATTGGCCGATTTTTTACGGCAACCTCCGTCTTTTTTGTAGGGGCGATGGTCTCCTTTTTGGGAGGTTTAGGCAATGCCCTACTGACATTCTCAGCGGCGTTTGTAGTCGCTTTGGTGGGGGCTATTCTCAATAAAAATAGATGA
- a CDS encoding TonB-dependent receptor, giving the protein MKKYISFLVFLSCLGLTTNLLLAQQTRLTGTITDPENQQPLVGVSVAVKGKVIGTVTDAKGRFELATATPATLVISMVGYERQEVVVKENQPLAIALKSDVAELNQVIVSASRVEESSLRTPVTIEKMEARAIQQAPAATAFEALNSLKGVDMVTSGLTLRQVNTRGFNNIGNSRFLQLTDGVDNQSAGLGFAAGSFFGVSDLDVESIELIPGAASALYGPTAFNGLLMTKTKSPFDFQGLTVQQKVGINHVNDPNGGGAKPFSETAIRYAKAFNNRFAFKLNASYIKGTDWYATDYSDIDPNTPVENRGVNNPGKNGLNVYGDEVASTLPGIGRVSRTGYLEKDVTTYDVYSLKANAALHYRISEKIEAIYQINVNQGTANYTSSSRNMLRDFRFTQQRLELKGANFFIRAYSVAENSQNAYNTRSLGQFINRTWVKDLSGNVVPIGKADATWFERYGAAYNGKVNGITSQNHTAARAFADEGRILPGTPAFDAAKDKYSHLYGLEGAGVLSLCKMYHVEGLYDFTPHFEWVSIQAGGNLRYYDMNTNGTLFDDKVNKVRVKEYGAFVQASKTLFEDKLKLTVSGRYDKNQSFAGNFTPRASAVFSPNTNHNFRVSYQTGFRNPTVVDQYIKLNVGPLILLGGAPSNSAGLNAYENSFTAASVGAFGAAFGQETAAGTPFAQAVAKHKDKLVKSNVPYIRPEQMQAFEIGYKGVINNRLLFDVSYYHGKYTNFLINQVVIRPNSASVLSADGSINPAAAQEILSTTTRQTFQLYTNAADKVSTDGASGGVTVLLDRGYRLAANATWAQFNILDANPNNVPAFNTPKWKTNVTFSNARLTDKVGFSVAWHWQDAFLWYGTFTENRPGPVPAYSLIDAQVSYKLTKLKTMLKLGASNLGNNYVVQAFGSPAVGGLYYVSLTLAP; this is encoded by the coding sequence ATGAAAAAATATATATCATTTTTAGTCTTTCTGAGCTGTCTCGGATTGACTACCAATTTATTATTGGCCCAGCAAACGCGCCTGACAGGCACAATCACTGACCCCGAAAATCAGCAGCCGTTGGTGGGAGTGTCGGTAGCGGTGAAAGGCAAAGTAATCGGGACGGTGACCGACGCCAAAGGGCGTTTTGAATTGGCTACGGCCACGCCAGCCACCTTGGTGATTTCGATGGTAGGCTACGAACGTCAAGAAGTAGTGGTGAAAGAAAATCAGCCCTTGGCGATTGCCCTAAAATCGGACGTGGCTGAGCTAAATCAAGTGATTGTGTCGGCCTCACGGGTGGAAGAAAGCAGTTTAAGAACGCCCGTAACCATTGAAAAAATGGAAGCCCGCGCCATTCAACAAGCCCCTGCGGCCACGGCCTTCGAAGCCCTGAACAGCCTAAAAGGTGTGGACATGGTCACTAGTGGACTCACGCTACGCCAAGTGAATACCCGTGGTTTTAACAACATCGGAAATAGTCGTTTTTTACAGCTTACCGACGGCGTCGATAACCAATCGGCGGGTTTGGGTTTTGCAGCGGGTAGCTTTTTCGGGGTTTCGGACCTAGATGTGGAGTCGATTGAGCTAATTCCTGGAGCGGCGTCGGCGCTGTACGGCCCGACGGCGTTTAATGGTTTGTTGATGACAAAAACCAAAAGTCCGTTTGATTTTCAAGGACTTACGGTGCAACAAAAAGTAGGAATCAACCACGTCAATGACCCCAACGGAGGAGGAGCGAAGCCATTTTCTGAAACGGCAATTCGTTATGCCAAAGCCTTTAACAACCGTTTCGCGTTTAAATTGAATGCTTCGTACATCAAAGGAACTGATTGGTACGCAACGGATTATAGCGACATTGACCCCAATACACCCGTTGAAAATAGAGGTGTTAATAACCCAGGAAAAAACGGGCTAAACGTTTACGGAGACGAAGTAGCTTCGACCTTACCAGGCATCGGGCGCGTATCTCGTACGGGTTATTTGGAAAAAGACGTAACCACTTACGATGTGTATAGCCTCAAAGCCAATGCCGCGCTTCACTACCGCATTTCGGAAAAAATTGAGGCCATTTATCAAATCAACGTCAACCAAGGCACGGCCAATTACACCAGTAGTAGCCGTAATATGTTGCGCGATTTCCGTTTTACGCAACAGCGTTTGGAGTTGAAAGGAGCTAACTTCTTTATTCGAGCTTATTCGGTGGCTGAAAACTCCCAAAATGCGTACAATACTCGCTCGTTGGGGCAGTTTATCAACCGTACTTGGGTAAAAGATTTGAGCGGAAACGTGGTGCCCATCGGGAAAGCAGATGCCACTTGGTTTGAGCGTTATGGAGCGGCCTACAACGGGAAAGTCAACGGGATTACTTCCCAAAACCACACGGCGGCACGGGCATTTGCCGATGAAGGCAGAATTTTGCCAGGAACACCTGCTTTTGACGCGGCCAAAGATAAGTACAGCCACTTGTACGGTTTGGAAGGCGCAGGTGTATTGAGTTTGTGCAAAATGTACCACGTAGAAGGTTTGTACGATTTTACGCCGCACTTTGAGTGGGTGAGTATCCAAGCAGGTGGGAACTTGCGCTATTACGACATGAATACCAATGGTACATTGTTTGACGACAAAGTAAATAAGGTGCGGGTCAAAGAATACGGTGCGTTTGTGCAAGCTTCGAAAACGCTTTTTGAAGATAAGTTAAAGTTGACTGTTTCAGGTCGTTACGATAAAAACCAAAGTTTTGCGGGTAACTTTACTCCCCGCGCTTCGGCTGTTTTTTCACCCAATACCAACCACAATTTTCGGGTAAGTTACCAGACGGGTTTTCGTAACCCAACGGTCGTTGACCAATATATTAAACTGAACGTCGGTCCATTGATTTTGTTGGGCGGTGCGCCTTCTAACTCGGCAGGACTCAACGCCTACGAAAACTCCTTCACGGCAGCTTCGGTGGGCGCTTTTGGAGCGGCTTTTGGACAGGAAACAGCGGCAGGTACACCGTTTGCTCAGGCCGTTGCGAAGCACAAAGACAAACTGGTAAAGTCGAATGTTCCTTACATTCGCCCTGAGCAAATGCAGGCGTTTGAAATTGGTTATAAAGGTGTGATTAACAATCGTTTGTTGTTTGATGTAAGCTATTATCACGGAAAATATACCAACTTCCTGATTAACCAAGTGGTGATTCGTCCCAACTCAGCGTCGGTGTTGTCGGCCGATGGAAGCATTAATCCTGCCGCAGCCCAAGAAATTTTGAGCACTACTACGCGTCAAACGTTCCAATTATATACCAATGCCGCTGATAAAGTATCGACCGATGGGGCCAGCGGGGGAGTGACGGTGTTGTTGGACAGAGGCTATCGCTTGGCCGCCAATGCCACCTGGGCGCAGTTCAATATTTTGGATGCCAACCCCAACAACGTTCCAGCTTTCAACACTCCCAAGTGGAAAACCAACGTCACGTTTAGCAATGCTCGCTTGACCGATAAAGTTGGTTTTAGCGTAGCGTGGCATTGGCAAGACGCCTTTTTGTGGTACGGTACTTTCACCGAAAACCGCCCAGGGCCTGTACCCGCCTACAGTTTGATTGACGCGCAGGTTTCGTACAAATTGACGAAGCTAAAAACGATGCTCAAGTTGGGCGCTTCTAACTTGGGGAACAACTACGTGGTGCAGGCGTTTGGTTCGCCAGCGGTAGGGGGCTTGTATTACGTGAGTTTGACGTTAGCCCCCTAA
- a CDS encoding carboxymuconolactone decarboxylase family protein: MPHIPLPEHLPGITGLLEYRLDTALPIRDLTQILLRGDSTLTQGERELIATLVSSRNCTNFCEAAHTKAADLLLGESETARLVKQDFETAPVSDKMKALLNIAALTQQSGKSVTAEAVERARLAGATDLEIHDTVLIAALFCLYNKYVDGLATVAPSDPAFYQTLGERIVGRGYTRPPGGFVAPK, translated from the coding sequence ATGCCACATATTCCTCTTCCTGAGCATTTGCCTGGTATTACAGGGCTGCTCGAATACCGTTTGGACACGGCGCTGCCGATTCGTGACCTTACGCAGATTTTGCTGCGCGGAGACTCTACTCTGACGCAAGGCGAACGCGAGCTGATTGCGACGTTGGTTTCTTCCCGAAACTGCACTAATTTTTGCGAGGCTGCCCATACCAAAGCTGCTGATTTGCTGCTGGGCGAATCGGAAACGGCGCGTTTGGTAAAGCAAGATTTTGAAACCGCTCCCGTGAGCGACAAAATGAAAGCTTTGCTGAACATCGCCGCCTTGACGCAACAAAGCGGAAAATCCGTAACTGCCGAAGCGGTTGAACGCGCTCGCTTGGCGGGGGCTACCGACCTTGAAATTCACGACACGGTGTTGATTGCGGCTTTGTTTTGCCTTTACAACAAGTACGTGGATGGGCTCGCAACGGTCGCGCCATCTGATCCAGCATTCTATCAAACGTTGGGTGAACGGATTGTGGGACGTGGTTATACCCGTCCACCAGGTGGTTTTGTGGCGCCTAAATAA
- a CDS encoding SgcJ/EcaC family oxidoreductase — MKLIVTLLLTVASYTFVAAQTTPSEISQLLTNWHNGLVKGDLDGVNAMYASDAVFFPTFINSANTPEARKAFLTTLIAKKPVAAVNNDQRIRIFGDVATSSGTWMFDVNAADGSREKKPVRYLFVYEKRGGKWLIIEQHVSAFPEKK, encoded by the coding sequence ATGAAACTAATCGTTACTTTACTTTTGACGGTAGCTAGTTACACGTTTGTAGCAGCCCAAACCACACCTTCAGAAATTTCACAATTATTGACCAACTGGCACAATGGCTTGGTAAAAGGAGACTTAGACGGAGTAAACGCAATGTATGCGAGCGACGCAGTCTTTTTTCCGACTTTTATCAATAGTGCCAATACCCCCGAAGCGCGTAAAGCATTCTTGACAACCTTGATTGCCAAAAAGCCCGTAGCTGCTGTTAACAATGACCAACGGATTCGCATTTTTGGGGATGTAGCTACAAGCTCAGGAACGTGGATGTTTGACGTGAATGCCGCCGACGGTAGCCGCGAAAAAAAGCCCGTCCGTTATTTATTTGTATATGAAAAAAGAGGCGGAAAATGGCTCATTATCGAACAACACGTTTCGGCCTTTCCTGAGAAAAAATAA
- a CDS encoding phosphatase PAP2 family protein, with protein MKKYFPYLKYSGITLAILVGVFACDKTIEEPQRVGYAPASVDEKAGAWKTYLLASAEEISVPAPTAVTSSDYVAELSALKGLASNLSQEQKEAVVYWGAGAVYRWNEIARELAARYNIPPASNADGKYPVPDAANPLADPKFPFANPPYTSRALAYLSVAQYDALVSAWNFKYKFKRSAPSKVDASIPAALPVSALPSYPSEDAVVAAASVTILKAMFPGEVPYLDAKLKEHLASRQWAGMNVTSDLTAGTNLGNAVAAKVMGRARTDGMGAANNQALTAGMIEAAKSRGIKEPWVSQEAPARPPMLPNFGAVQTWNFDRKTLEQIRPVMPYVVGSAEWQKELDELKSIQNKQTREQARIANYWADGAGSYTPPGHWHRAAANAAHEAKFSEIKMARTLALVGTAEMDAGIACWETKYYYYTPRPQQFGLKTSVGLPNFPSYTSGHSTFSAAAATVLAYIFPDQAEKFNAQAKEASESRIYGLIHYRIDCELGLVHGRKIGEYAIARGKADGSGL; from the coding sequence ATGAAAAAATATTTTCCATATTTGAAGTATAGCGGCATTACGTTGGCAATTTTAGTAGGTGTGTTTGCCTGCGACAAAACCATCGAAGAACCACAACGAGTAGGCTATGCACCTGCCAGTGTCGATGAAAAAGCAGGGGCGTGGAAAACCTATTTGTTAGCTTCTGCTGAGGAAATCAGTGTACCTGCACCTACGGCCGTGACGTCGTCGGATTATGTGGCGGAATTAAGCGCTTTGAAAGGTTTGGCCAGTAACCTGAGCCAAGAGCAAAAAGAAGCCGTGGTGTATTGGGGAGCTGGAGCGGTGTATCGTTGGAACGAAATCGCCCGTGAGTTAGCGGCGCGTTATAACATTCCGCCAGCGTCTAATGCCGACGGAAAATACCCTGTGCCTGATGCGGCAAATCCATTGGCTGACCCTAAGTTTCCGTTTGCTAACCCGCCTTATACGTCGCGTGCATTGGCGTATTTGTCAGTAGCTCAGTACGATGCGTTGGTGTCGGCGTGGAATTTTAAGTACAAATTTAAGCGCTCTGCTCCCTCAAAAGTGGATGCAAGTATTCCCGCAGCGTTGCCCGTATCGGCTTTGCCAAGTTACCCTTCCGAAGATGCGGTGGTGGCGGCGGCTTCGGTGACGATTTTAAAGGCGATGTTTCCTGGTGAAGTACCCTATTTGGATGCAAAATTAAAGGAACATTTGGCAAGTCGTCAGTGGGCAGGAATGAACGTTACCTCTGATTTGACAGCAGGCACCAACCTCGGCAATGCCGTAGCGGCCAAAGTAATGGGTCGTGCTAGAACCGACGGAATGGGTGCTGCCAACAACCAGGCACTGACCGCAGGTATGATTGAAGCGGCCAAAAGCCGTGGTATCAAAGAGCCGTGGGTAAGCCAAGAAGCGCCTGCTCGTCCGCCGATGTTGCCTAACTTCGGAGCAGTACAAACGTGGAATTTTGACCGTAAAACGTTGGAGCAAATTCGTCCAGTAATGCCGTACGTGGTAGGTTCGGCAGAATGGCAGAAAGAGTTGGATGAGTTGAAGAGCATCCAAAACAAACAAACGCGCGAACAAGCGCGCATCGCCAACTATTGGGCCGACGGAGCAGGTAGCTACACGCCGCCAGGTCACTGGCACCGTGCCGCTGCCAATGCAGCGCACGAGGCTAAGTTTAGCGAAATCAAAATGGCGCGTACTTTAGCTTTGGTCGGAACGGCCGAAATGGACGCGGGTATTGCCTGTTGGGAAACAAAATATTATTACTATACGCCTCGTCCTCAGCAGTTTGGCCTAAAAACCTCAGTGGGATTACCTAATTTCCCATCTTACACGTCGGGGCACTCTACGTTTTCGGCGGCAGCGGCTACGGTATTGGCATATATTTTCCCAGACCAAGCAGAGAAATTTAACGCCCAAGCCAAAGAAGCATCTGAATCTCGCATTTATGGATTGATTCACTACCGTATCGACTGTGAGTTAGGTTTGGTACACGGTCGTAAAATCGGTGAGTATGCGATTGCTCGCGGAAAAGCCGACGGTTCTGGCTTATAA
- a CDS encoding DUF2490 domain-containing protein: MKKLLLVLGCALSIATQAQDLMLYGISPSYSQAGKFTKKLGYNINASSVMNAFSQTVDGKRFPSGHTHLVLHGLATYQLSKPLTIAAGYAFGRHNIFGLRENEHRLIAQATYQHKLGNFIITHRGRYEWRQPTNLQTRITSQASIGRYQVWATLPLYDPKKEKQGFFLSASNEAFLYFKGATNGPVSSRNGSLVSENWMHLGGGYNFGLTRAELGYCFQALVRNKAQDYRLFNLLQLNIYHTINWNDIQYWWYL, from the coding sequence ATGAAAAAGCTACTTCTAGTGTTAGGGTGTGCATTGAGCATTGCTACTCAAGCCCAAGATTTAATGTTGTACGGAATTTCGCCCAGTTATTCCCAAGCAGGGAAATTTACCAAAAAGCTAGGGTACAATATAAACGCCTCTTCGGTGATGAACGCCTTTAGCCAAACCGTCGATGGAAAACGTTTTCCAAGTGGGCATACGCACCTTGTTTTACACGGATTGGCAACTTATCAGCTTTCAAAACCGCTAACGATTGCCGCTGGATACGCCTTTGGGAGACACAATATTTTTGGACTCCGTGAAAATGAACACCGCTTAATTGCACAAGCTACTTACCAACACAAACTTGGTAATTTTATCATCACCCACCGTGGTCGCTACGAGTGGCGGCAACCCACTAACTTACAGACCCGTATCACTTCTCAGGCGTCCATTGGTCGTTATCAAGTATGGGCAACCTTGCCTTTGTACGATCCCAAAAAAGAAAAACAAGGCTTTTTCTTGTCGGCCTCTAACGAAGCATTTTTATACTTTAAAGGAGCGACAAACGGCCCAGTGAGCTCACGCAATGGATCGTTGGTTTCGGAAAACTGGATGCACCTCGGCGGAGGATATAATTTTGGACTTACTCGGGCAGAATTGGGATATTGTTTTCAAGCTTTGGTACGTAATAAAGCCCAAGACTACCGTTTGTTTAATTTGCTACAACTTAATATTTACCACACAATTAATTGGAATGATATTCAATATTGGTGGTATTTGTGA
- a CDS encoding glycosyltransferase, protein MRILNICAYTWAIGGPARIIYDHTTVVLKLGHEVDILSPITPGDKVYPAPEGARVIVCKRTTPISRFFPEFSLEAWDYLRQHIHEYDVVHCHGIWHFGSVAPFLFKNNTPKAITIHGLLDKWAINHGYWKKKLFGILFQKRFLKKAQLIQINNHDELNDLRQFLGFQHPNVAIIPNGMQLDELAQLPPKGTFRSQFNLPTDKKLVLFMGRLNIKKGLDLLLPAFKKYTEKHDDALLILAGPDDGYQAETERFIAEHQLQDKMIMVGMLTGEAKKAALADADIFTLPSYSEGFSIAALEAMTAGVPSLVSDRIGFDGTVAKYNAAHEAPLTVEDVYEGLRTMLQNPKYGQILAQNAKKMVWELYDINIVAGNLAKEFEKIRRK, encoded by the coding sequence ATGAGAATCTTGAATATTTGCGCTTATACCTGGGCCATCGGTGGCCCCGCCCGAATCATTTACGACCATACCACGGTGGTGCTCAAGCTAGGGCACGAAGTTGATATTTTGAGCCCGATTACACCAGGCGACAAGGTGTATCCTGCCCCCGAAGGTGCTCGCGTCATCGTGTGCAAGCGCACTACGCCCATAAGCCGCTTTTTTCCCGAATTCTCGCTCGAAGCGTGGGATTATCTTCGACAACACATTCACGAATACGACGTGGTGCATTGCCACGGAATTTGGCACTTTGGAAGTGTTGCGCCGTTTTTGTTTAAAAACAATACCCCCAAAGCCATTACCATCCACGGCTTGCTCGACAAATGGGCGATAAATCACGGTTATTGGAAAAAGAAGTTGTTTGGAATCCTGTTCCAAAAACGTTTTTTGAAAAAAGCGCAATTGATTCAAATCAACAACCACGACGAGCTCAACGACTTGCGCCAATTTTTAGGTTTTCAGCATCCCAACGTAGCTATTATCCCCAACGGTATGCAGTTGGATGAATTGGCACAATTGCCTCCAAAAGGGACATTCCGAAGCCAATTTAACTTGCCCACTGATAAAAAACTGGTTTTGTTTATGGGACGCTTGAACATCAAAAAAGGCTTGGATTTGTTGTTACCTGCGTTTAAAAAATATACCGAAAAACATGACGATGCTTTACTGATTTTGGCAGGCCCCGACGACGGCTACCAAGCTGAAACGGAGCGTTTTATTGCCGAACATCAATTGCAGGATAAAATGATTATGGTAGGGATGCTGACGGGTGAAGCCAAAAAAGCAGCTTTGGCCGATGCCGATATTTTTACGCTTCCCTCCTACTCCGAAGGCTTTTCTATTGCCGCCCTCGAAGCCATGACGGCGGGCGTGCCATCACTCGTTTCAGACCGCATTGGGTTTGACGGGACAGTGGCAAAATACAATGCCGCCCACGAAGCCCCACTTACCGTCGAAGATGTTTACGAGGGATTAAGAACAATGCTCCAAAACCCTAAATATGGCCAAATACTAGCCCAAAACGCAAAAAAGATGGTATGGGAGCTTTACGACATCAACATTGTGGCGGGGAATTTGGCCAAGGAATTTGAGAAAATTCGTCGAAAATGA